The Anabrus simplex isolate iqAnaSimp1 chromosome 1, ASM4041472v1, whole genome shotgun sequence genome window below encodes:
- the LOC137502252 gene encoding uncharacterized protein — translation MVTHKFKMEAAAGSSKGSCDINAILSELSSDSSDSDCFDDDINDPDFSLQKEMEDSTNINSSTSENEEDHSRIDPQNKYIPMKTSRKRKRKVNQQQRKKLARNSGLEYTTKKGTVIQARNVLGASCKCAKKCFERIGEGLIQSINKSFWRCLFSQENISEGHKVLLRDSLRLILTEDEPGIMMVSNTFNGEDWQKVNLNKRGRPSTLQSTSLQKKYSGSLPVDAKKKHDLISALKWIPRIYHDFYRAIKTKKTSTIEDEYVDASADEM, via the exons ATGGTAACCCACAAATTCAAAATGGAGGCAGCAGCTGGCAGTAGTAAGGGAAGTTGTGATATTAATGCAATTTTAAGTGAATTGTCTAGTGATTCCAGTGATTCTGACTGTTTTGATGACGACATTAATGATCCAGACTTCAGTTTACAGAAGGAGATGGAAGATTCTACTAATATTAATTCTAGTACAAGTGAG AATGAAGAGGACCACAGCAGGATTGACCCTCAGAATAAATACATCCCAATGAAGAcatcaagaaaaagaaaaaggaaagtgaACCAACAACAAAGGAAGAAACTTGCAAGGAATAGTGGACTTGAGTACACAACAAAAAAGGGTACAGTGATCCAGGCGAGAAATGTACTTGGTGCTTCTTGTAAATGTGCTAAAAAGTGTTTTGAACGGATTGGGGAGGGGCTTATACAGAGTATAAACAAGTCATTCTGGAGATGTTTGTTTAGTCAGGAGAATATCTCAGAAGGGCACAAGGTGTTACTCCGAGATAGTTTACGTCTCATCCTCACTGAAGACGAGCCAGGGATCATGATGGTATCAAATACATTTAATGGGGAAGACTGGCAGAAAGTAAACTTAAACAAACGAGGTCGTCCTTCAACCTTACAAAGTACCAGTCTTCAAAAGAAGTATTCCGGGTCACTTCCAGTTGACGCAAAAAAGAAACACGACCTCATTTCTGCACTGAAATGGATACCTCGTATTTACCACGACTTCTACAGGGCCATAAAAACTAAGAAGACATCTACAATTGAGGATGAGTATGTAGATGCCTCTGCGGATGAGATGTGA